From the genome of Cydia strobilella chromosome 21, ilCydStro3.1, whole genome shotgun sequence, one region includes:
- the LOC134751171 gene encoding E3 ubiquitin-protein ligase MYLIP: MWLISQPNGVIQEVKAEPNSIGQQCLERLCEKLEIGAESDYFGLRVCPASGPSRWLNLRNPLDPHRIPSGRLDLRVKFWVPPHLLINEPTRHQFYLHAKLDLIEGRLVVADQEVARRIIAYIAQAETGDCDAEVPPADIYDECDKIGPQGEKPDDHLEKIIEYHCEIAGMRASQAEYRLLKEISKLESFGEELFFCKPVTQLNNAHNLYSHLLYHAQQVEEPKTRDDQEIDGSGTVGCLATGQTGAGCGCRLSTCVGVGPHGIVVYRPACNGEQEIGVEKQSIPYTAIHRAQPMRRNFQLSYVTGEGHEATLHVKMATSGQAGAVYRAVTERHAFYCCETVRSDVTEQFIRDLKGTIASIFNDSTTLGRRYVFDIRRTCREVHDGARRAAHAHAAAAHAHAHEPRARRRDTGTDNKESRGRSRSGGSTLACRVCMDSAMDTLFLPCRHVVCCQECAPRCERCPLCRGEIEKTMHIFLPIEYQRSALLIDK, from the exons TTATGCGAAAAGCTGGAGATTGGCGCCGAGTCCGACTACTTCGGGCTCCGCGTGTGTCCCGCCTCGGGGCCCAGTCGCTGGCTCAATCTGCGGAACCCACTCGACCCGCACCGCATCCCCAGCGGCCGTCTGGACCTCAGAGTCAAATTCTGGGTCCCTCCCCACCTCCTGATCAACGAACCTACCCGCCACCAGTTCTATCTTCACGCCAAACTTGATCTCATCGAAGGCAGACTCGTCGTCGCCGACCAAGAAGTGGCCAGAAGAATCATAGCCTACATAGCGCAGGCTGAGACCGGCGACTGCGATGCCGAAGTGCCACCCGCTGATATCTACGATGAATGCGACAAAATCGGACCTCAAGGCGAGAAACCTGACGATCATTTAGAGAAGATCATCGAATACCATTGCGAGATAGCCGGCATGCGCGCGTCGCAGGCGGAATACAGGCTTCTAAAAGAGATATCGAAGCTGGAGTCGTTTGGGGAGGAGCTGTTCTTCTGCAAGCCAGTGACGCAGTTAAACAACGCTCACAACCTGTACAGTCACTTGCTGTATCACGCGCAGCAAGTTGAAGAGCCTAAGACTCGCGACGACCAGGAGATAGACGGGAGTGGGACGGTGGGGTGCCTGGCGACGGGACAGACGGGCGCGGGCTGCGGCTGCCGGCTCAGCACGTGCGTGGGCGTGGGGCCGCACGGCATCGTGGTCTACCGGCCCGCGTGCAACGGGGAACAGGAGATCGGAGTTGAAAAACAAAG CATCCCGTACACAGCGATCCACCGCGCGCAGCCAATGCGGCGCAACTTCCAGCTGTCATACGTGACAGGGGAGGGACACGAGGCCACACTTCACGTCAAGATGGCGACCTCGGGACAGGCGGGCGCGGTGTACCGCGCGGTGACAGAGCGACACGCCTTCTACTGCTGCGAGACTGTTCGGAGTGACGTCACGGAGCAGTTCATTAGGGATCTGAAG GGCACAATCGCCTCCATCTTCAACGACTCTACGACGTTGGGCCGTCGCTACGTGTTCGACATCCGGCGCACGTGCCGCGAGGTGCACGACGgcgcacgccgcgccgcgcacgcgcacgccgccgccgcgcacgcgcacgcgcacgagccgcgcgcgcgccgccgcgacaCTGGGACAGACAACAAG GAGTCCCGTGGTCGCTCCCGCAGCGGCGGCTCAACCCTCGCGTGCCGCGTGTGCATGGACAGCGCTATGGACACGCTGTTCCTGCCCTGCAGACACGTGGTCTGCTGCCAGGAGTGCGCGCCCAG ATGCGAACGATGCCCGCTGTGCCGCGGTGAGATCGAAAAAACCATGCACATTTTCCTGCCTATCGAGTATCAGAGGAGCGCACTGCTCATCGACAAATGA